The genomic region GGTGCGTGGCAAGCGGGTGCTTGATTTCGCCTGCGGTGGCGGCATGCAGGCGATTGCCTGCGTCCGTTCAGAAGCCGCAGAAATACTGGCCAATGACATCGATCCGGTGGCGATTACCGCCACAAGACTAAACGCCAAACATAATGGCGTTGAAATCCCGACGACGACCGAAAATCTGGTTGGCACCTCGGCCCCGGAAAAGCGCTGGGATGTGATTTTTGCCGGGGACGTTTGCTATCAGCAGGATATGGCAAACGCCGTTTTGCAGTGGCTGATGACCGAGGCCCGCCTTGGTACAAAGGTCATTCTGGCCGATCCGGGCCGGACCTATGCGCCGACGCACAATATCGACGAGCTAGAAACCTATGACGTACCGGTCGATGTCGCGGTCGAGGACACCGACACCAAGCTCACCCGCATCTGGCAGCTTTTACCCGACCGTGATTAATCCTGTTCAACAACAAGACGGCGAAATACCGGATCATCAATGACCCGCAGGACGAATGCGGGGCCAAAGACCTGGCCGGCACGCTTGGCGAAA from Thalassospira indica harbors:
- a CDS encoding class I SAM-dependent methyltransferase is translated as MSENVFADALVPDVDDPQFADLIETFTVPARVPLAPEIEMYLATHITPLWQATEDILGVLDIPPPYWAFAWPGGQAITRYILDHPELVRGKRVLDFACGGGMQAIACVRSEAAEILANDIDPVAITATRLNAKHNGVEIPTTTENLVGTSAPEKRWDVIFAGDVCYQQDMANAVLQWLMTEARLGTKVILADPGRTYAPTHNIDELETYDVPVDVAVEDTDTKLTRIWQLLPDRD